ATCAGCGCGGCCAGTTCGCTGCTCATCAGAATGAAATCAGCATCGAAACGTTGAGCGAAATCGTCGCGATCGATGTCATCATTCTGCTCACGCAGCGTGTCGCTAAACTTCAGGCGTTTCACCGAAGCATCGTCGGCAATGACAAACTGAATGCGCTCCTGCCAGTCGAGCGCCAGCTTGGTGACCACTTTACCGGCTTCAATATGCGTGGCGATTTCATCGGAGATCAGATCCTGTTTCTTGCAGCGGATCACGCCGCCATCTTCCAGCATCGCTTTCAGCTCGGCTTCATCCATCAAGGCAAAACCAGCCGGCAATTCACCGGAACGCACCCATTCGGTCAGCGTCAGCTCGATCGGATTCTCCAGCGTCAGCGGCACCACCGGCAATGAACCGAGGCTTTTACGCAGCAGTGCCAGCGTATCTTCGGCTTTTTTGGCGCTGGCGCAGTCAACGATGATCAGATTGTTGACGGTGTCGATCCACATAAAGGTCTGGCTGAAGCGGCTAAATGCGCGCGGCAGCAGGCTATGCAGCACTTCATCTTTCAGCGAGTCTTTCTCAGTCTTCTTCAGCTTGCGGCTCTGTTCCGCCTCCAGCTTGTCGATTTTGGCTTCCAGCGCCTGTTTCACCACTGGCGATGGCAGGATCTTTTGTTCAGTGCGCGCACAGATTACGATCTGACCGTTAATCTCATGCGTCAGCGCTTCGCTGCGGTTGCCCATCGGTGATACCCAACCGGTTTTCGCCATATCCTGGCTGCCGCACGGTGAAAAGGTGAAGGCGTCGAGCTGCTTTTCCAAATCGTCTGCGGACAGCGGGATGTCACGATTCAGACGATAAACCATCATATTTTTAAACCACAACATCGGGATTCCTTACCGTGGGTGCGATCGGGCGCACAAGTCTCAAAGTCAGCGCGCATGATAGCGAAACATCGGATTCGTTTCATTGCCTTTCCCGATTCAGCCTTCTACTGTATTTGTCACCAGAACGAATAATGAGGAATAAATCGTGCGTATTGGGATTGATTTAGGCGGCACTAAAATTGAAGTGATTGCCCTGTCCGATCAGGGACAAGAGTTGTTCCGTCACCGCGTCAATACGCCGCGTGATGACTACGCTGCCACGGTTCAGGCGATTGTCGATTTGGTGTTGCTGGCGGAGGAGAAGACCGGACAGCAGGGCACGGTGGGCATTGGCATTCCCGGCACCCTTTCGCCTTATACGCAGCGGGTGAAAAATGCTAACTCTACCTGGCTGAACGGACAGCCGCTGGATAAGGATTTGGCGCAGGCGCTGAATCGTGACGTGCGCATCGCCAATGACGCGAATTGTCTGGC
The sequence above is drawn from the Pantoea nemavictus genome and encodes:
- the rdgC gene encoding recombination-associated protein RdgC — protein: MLWFKNMMVYRLNRDIPLSADDLEKQLDAFTFSPCGSQDMAKTGWVSPMGNRSEALTHEINGQIVICARTEQKILPSPVVKQALEAKIDKLEAEQSRKLKKTEKDSLKDEVLHSLLPRAFSRFSQTFMWIDTVNNLIIVDCASAKKAEDTLALLRKSLGSLPVVPLTLENPIELTLTEWVRSGELPAGFALMDEAELKAMLEDGGVIRCKKQDLISDEIATHIEAGKVVTKLALDWQERIQFVIADDASVKRLKFSDTLREQNDDIDRDDFAQRFDADFILMSSELAALIANLVEALGGEAKR